The region CCTCGGTAACTTTGACGTGGAGGATGCAAAAATGCTGGTGAAGGAAAACATTGTGGGAGAGATAAATCCGATGCTCGGATATGAGGACCTGACAATTTAACTTTGTGGGAGGGATAAAGAATTTATATATCCATCCCTGCAATATTTAGCCATGGACAGGTTGACGGTAGCCATAGGGACGTTTTTTGTAATCTTACTTGCGGTAGCCGCTTCAATTGTACACTTCTTCGGGATTAAGTTGCTGATTCAGATAGTCTTTGGACTGGGCTATCTCGGGCTTCTGGCAGTTTTTGGATTGATGACTGCGCTAACGTTTTATGCGAGATCTTTTAAATACGGTCTCGTAACACTTCTGGGGGCGCTTCTGTCTGCTTATGGGCTTTATTCCGTGTATCTGTGGCACGTGGGGGACTTTCTTGTCGTCCTCGCAGTTTTTGTATTGGCGTTTGTTGTGTTTGTCTGGTATATCTCTGAGCCAGATCTGAGTCTGGCGGAAAGGTTCTCAAGTCCCGAGTCCCTGATGAAAAAGGGCAGATACAGGGCAGCCGGCCGAAAATTTGAAAAGAAGGGAGACTACGTCAGGGCGGCAGAGGCATATATCAAAGCAGAGATGCTCGAAAGCGCAGCCTGGGCATACGAGAAGGCTGAAAAATATAAAGAGGCGGCAGATGTTTATGCCATGCTTGCAGAAAGAGAGAAGGATGTATATTACTGGAAGGAAGCTCATGAACTCTACAAAAAATCAGGCGATCTGAGAAAAGCGGCGGAATGCCTTGAGAGGTATGCGGAAGATGAACCATGGTTCTGGGAGGATGTCGCTGAACTGTACTGCGAGGCGGGCAATGAGGAAAAATACCTGGAAGCCCTGAAAAAGGCTCTTGAGTATTACAAGAAGGAGGCTGAGGAAGAAGGAGTTTTCTGGGAGGATGTTGCCAAGCTTTATGAGGCTCTCGGAGAGGAAGAACTTGCTAAGGGCGCATGGACGAAGTTTGCAAGATACTGCGAACAGGAGGCTGAGAGCGATCCGATGTGGTTCAAACACGTGGCTGAGGCGTATGAGAAACTCGGATTGATGGAAAAAGCAGAAGATGCCAGGAAAAAGTACGAGGAATACAGAGAGAGTATCTCAAAAACGACCTGAAATTGATAAGCCACTATTATTTTTCATTCAGGAATTAATTATAGAAAACTTTATATACTTTTCTACAGAGCGTTATGAAATTGGAAGGTAGGTGTTTGAAATGGAATTTGAAAGGAAGCCACCTGTAAAGGTGGGAGATGTAAGGAAAGTTAGGATTGAGAACATTGGAAGCGGTGGAGATGGAATTGCGAGAATCGAAGGCTATGTCGTATTCGTTCCGGGTGTGGATGTGGACGAGGAAGTTACAGTCAGAATTACAAAGGTTTTAAGAAAATATGGATTTGCAGAAGTGGTTTAAATAATTCTGGACAGTTCTTCAATTTCATCAATGCATTTTCTGATTTCTTGAATGTCTTTTTTCATTTTTTCGATCTTTTCGTAGGCGTCGTCTGGTATTACGGCACCGTGCTGGGATGGCTCGATAACTCCAGCCTGCTCGAGCACTCTCAGCGAATACCTGACCTTGTGTTTTGGCATGTTGAGGATCTCGGATAACTTGAAGATGCCTATTGGTTGATTTTCCTTCACTGCTTTGAGGACCAGAAAATGCCTCAGTGCTATTTCGGCCTCATACTTAAGCTTCCTCAAACTCATTTTTATCCCCAGTTTAAAAATCTATATAATAGTATATTAATCTTCCTCCATGGGGAAATAGACTATCTCTATGCCCGCTTCCTTCAGGAACTCCAGACCCCTGTTGTCTGCATAGTCTTTTCCATATACGACCTTCTTTATCCCGGCGTTAATTATCATCTTGGCACACATTATGCATGGCTGGTGTGTTGTGTACAGCGTGGCATCCTTTATGCTCACACCATGATATGCTGCCTGGATTATGGCATTCTGCTCGGCATGCACCGCTCTGCAAAGCTCATGTCTCTCGCCTGATGGTATGTTAAGTTCTTTTCTCAGGCATCCTATGTCAAAACAATGGGGCAGACCCATTGGGGCCCCGTTATATCCCGTTGAGAGGATTCGTTTGTCTCTCACAATAACTGCTCCAACGTTCTGTCTCAGACATGTGGATCTGCTGGCTACAACTCTTGCAATGCTCATGAAGTATTCATCAAGTGATGGTCTTCTGTGCATGCGAAAGCATTTCCTTCTGAAAAATAAGTGTTTCTCCGATTATTTTTTGTGCCTCGGCATGAACCTGAAATCATGAAACTGATAGTCTGCAGTAAAGAAGACCTGGCTGGTCAGAACATAAAAAATGTCTTACTATCAAATGGCGATTTTGACAGGAAGGTTGTCGGAGAGTACGAGTTTCACGTTTCAGAAAAATGCGCTATTGTCGAGGTTAAGGAACGGCTCATATACTGCGACAATCTTGATGAGCGCCTTTCAAAGCTTATTGAGTTTGATGAAATTGTGTTTGCTTCAAGACATTCAAGCAAGGATGGGAGGAAGATCGTAACGGCTCACGTTTCCGGTAATGTGGGGCGAGCAGACTACGGCGGTCTGCCATACAGGCTTGCAAAACCTGCACCAATAACGATGAAGAACTTTTCAATTGCTGTGAGTAAAAAAATACCCGATACCGAGTATGAATTCACACTTGAAGCAACCCACCATGGACCATCGGAAATAAAAAAGCCGTGTGCATTTTATGAGATCGGTTCAACCGAAGAGGAGTGGAGGGATGAAGACATCGCACACATAGTTGCTGATGCGATACTTGAGGCTTTGAAGGGGGAGAATAACTGGAAGGTTGCTGTTGGTGTGGGAGGAACACATTATGTTCCAAGGCAGACTGAAATAGAGCTGAACACTGTTTTTGCCTTTGCACACAACTTCCCAAAGTACACGTTTCAGGACCTCACCCCGGAATTTCTGAAATATGCGATTGATCTCAGCAATGCCGAGATAATAATTTTTGACGAGAAGTCTGCAAACTCCAAAGTGAAGCAGTTGATAAAGGAGGTGGCAGAAATGGTCGGAATTGAGGCAATCAGGTCCAAGGAGGCCAAGAAATATATCTGGGATACATAAGCATACAAAGATATTTATACCCTGTGGGCCATTTATCCACAATGAAGGTCAGGGCGGCTGTTCTTCCAATTAATGCAGGCAAATTTGCGGTTGCCTTAAATCAGGATGATGCTGCAGAGATTGGTGTTTCAGAAGGAGACAGGATCAGAGTCATAAAATCGGGGAAAAGTGTAAGTGCGATAGTTCAAATAGCTTTTGGCCTGATTTCCCGGGGGAAAATTGGCGTTTATGAGGAAATTGCAGCAGAGTTGAATCTTAAAGATGGGGACGAGGTTGATATATACCCCATTTCAAGGCCATCCAGTGTTGAATTCATCAGAAAAAAGCTCAGTGGGAAAAAATATTCGAGAGAGGAACTTTACAGTATAATCTCTGACGTCGTTGATGGCAATCTTGCAGAAGTCGAGCTTACAGCATTTGTTCTTGGCAGCTATCTTGTGGGGATGGATTTTGATGAAATTGAGTGGATGACAAAGGCGATGATTGATACTGGAGAAGCCATAGAGTTCGAGAAAGGTGTTGTGGTTGACAAGCACAGCATAGGTGGGGTTCCCGGAAACAAGGTGAGTCTGCTCATCGTGCCCATAATTGCGGCATCCGGGTTGCTGATTCCCAAAACCGCAAGCAGGGCAATAACCTCTGCAAGCGGTACTGCGGACACAATGGAAGTGCTTGCAGATGTCAACATGTCTGTTGAAGAGATTAAGGAAATAACCCTGAAAACAGGAGGCGTAATTGCATGGGGCGGTGCAACCAACATAGCTCCTGCTGATGACAAGATAATAAGGGTGGAATATCCTTTATCCATAGACCCAAGGCCTCAGCTTCTGGCGAGTGTTATGGCCAAAAAAGGTGCTGTCGGGGCGAGACACGTTGCGATAGACATCCCGGCAGGAAACGGGACGAAAATCTCGTCTGTTGAAGAGGGCAGGAAGCTTGCTGGAGAGTTTGTGGAGCTCGGAAGGAGACTCGGTCTGAATGTTTCGTGCGCCATCACCAATGGTTCACAGCCTGTTGGGAGGACAGTTGGACCTGCTCTGGAGGCCTGGGAAGCACTGAAAACGCTTGAAGAAAGAAAAGGTTCGTCAAGTCTGATCGAGAAATCCCTCGGAATTGCAGGTTTGCTTTTTGAGATTTCTGGATTTGCGCAGGACGGATATGATCGTGCAAAAATGATTTTCGAGAGTGGAAAGGCTCATCAGAAACTCCTGGAGATAATTCAGGCTCAGGGCAGTAAGGGAATACTCAAGTCTGACGACATTCCAATAGGCGAGGAAAAATATGTGATTGAGAGCAAGTTTGAGGGTGCGGTTGTCGACATTCTGAATCAGAGGGTTGTCCGGTTGGCAAGACTGGCTGGGGCTCCGAAGGACAAGGGAGCGGGTGTTTACATTCACAGGAAGCGAGGGGAGGTCGTGAAAAAGGGTGACCCTTTGATTACGATTTATGCTGAAACGGCCTGGAAACTGGAAAAGGCTATTGAGTATGCGATGGAAAATCCACCCATAGTCGTATCAGGGATGATACTGGAGAAGTACCCCTCTTTCAAGGTTGTTTGAGGTGATTATTATGGGTGCAGTTAATGGCCTTAAGGATGTGGTTGCTGCTGAGTCGAGCATATCGCGGATTGCCATCGAGGACGGTAAGGCGGTACTGGAATACCGAGGATACAACATTCATGATCTCGCAAGACATTCGACCTACGAAGAGGTGGCATATCTGCTGCTTTTCGGTGAACTTCCATCGAAGAGCGATCTGGAATACTTCAGCGAGGATCTGAAGGAGAGGAGGGAGCTACCGCCCCAAATAGTTGGCCTGCTCACGAACCTCTCACCGTTCTGTCATCCCATGGTTGCTCTGAGAACTGCGGTGAGTTTTCTGGGAACAATGGACAAACACATCTCATTTACAGGCCACGAAAAGAGCATTGAAAAGGCAAAAAACCTTATTGCCAAGTTTCCGACCATTGTCGCTTACTTCCACAGAATCAGGATGGGTGAAAAGCTGGTCCATCCCAGCGAAGACCTCGGACATGCGGCCAACTTTCTGTACATGCTCCATGGCGAAGAGCCTACAAAGACCATGGAAAAAGCCCTTGACCTGGATTTCATTCTTCATGCGGATCATGAACTGAACGCCTCTACCTTCGCGGCAAGGGTCGCAGCATCAACGCTCGCTGACATGTACGCCTGCGTTGTTGCCGCAACAGGAACCCTCATTGGGCCTCTGCATGGGGGTGCGGCTCAGAGGGTAATGGAAATGCTCAGAGAAGTGGCATTGCCAAAGAGGGCAGAGAGATATGTGCTTGAAAAGCTGGCAAAGGGAGAGAGAATCATGGGGTTTGGACACAGAGTGTACAGAAATGTCATAGATCCAAGGACGGTTGAGCTGAAGAGGCTTGCAAGAATGCTTTCTAAGGAGAAGGGAACAAGATGGTTTGAGATCAGTGAGGCCATAGAAAAGGCAGTTTACCGGCATAAAGGGCTGTTACCCAACGTTGACTTTTACTCGGCCAGCGTGTATGCGAATCTTGGCATTCCGGATGACCTCTTCATAAACATTTTTGCCATCGGAAGGGTTTCTGGCTGGACCGCACACATCATCGAACAGTATGAGAACAATGTTCTGATACGACCGAGAGCGGAATATATTGGGCCAGCGGGGAAAAAATTCCTCCCTCTGAGTGAGAGAGAATAAGTTTTTTATAATCTTTTTTCACCTCAGTTTCAGGAGGTGTTACTTTGTTTGAGTTAGCTGAGAGGCTAAGAAAATTACCGCCATATCTTTTTGCAGAGCTTGACGAAATGAAGGCGAAGAAGGAAAGTGAGGGAGTGAATGTCATAGACTTCGGAGTGGGTGATCCAGATCTTCCGACTCCCAAGCATGTTGTTGAAGCGATGAAAAAGGCTGTGGAGAAGGTTGAGAATCAGAAATACCCAAGCTATGCCGGGAAGTATGAGTTTAGAGAAGCAGTTTCAAACTTCTACAGGCGGAGAAAGGGCGTGGAGGTGGAACCTGACAGTGTTATCGCTCTAATTGGGTCAAAGGAAGGTATTGCTCACCTTCCTCTGGCGTTCGTGGAAAGTGGAGACTATGTTATATATACCGAACCAGGGTATCCTGTTTATCACTCATCGGCCATCATGGCTGGAGGAATACCGTATGAACTGCCCTTGAAGGAAGAAAACGGATTTTTACCAGATCTGGATAGCATTCCTGATGAGGTCGCAAGAAAAGCGAAAATCATGTTTCTAAACTATCCGAACAACCCCACAACCGCCGTTGCTGAAATGGATTTCATTAAGGAGGCCGTGGATTTCTGCATCGACAATAAAATCATTCTTGCCCACGATGCGGCCTACAGCGAAATAGGATTCGATTACAGACCCAGGAGTTTCCTTGAGTACGAGAATGCCTTCGAATGTGTGATTGAGTTTGGATCTCTCAGCAAAACCTACAACATGACCGGTTGGAGGATAGCCTATGCTCTCGGAAACGAAGATGCTGTGAAGGGGTTGCTGAAGGTAAAGACCAACGTTGA is a window of Geoglobus acetivorans DNA encoding:
- a CDS encoding GlcNAc transferase, with amino-acid sequence MDRLTVAIGTFFVILLAVAASIVHFFGIKLLIQIVFGLGYLGLLAVFGLMTALTFYARSFKYGLVTLLGALLSAYGLYSVYLWHVGDFLVVLAVFVLAFVVFVWYISEPDLSLAERFSSPESLMKKGRYRAAGRKFEKKGDYVRAAEAYIKAEMLESAAWAYEKAEKYKEAADVYAMLAEREKDVYYWKEAHELYKKSGDLRKAAECLERYAEDEPWFWEDVAELYCEAGNEEKYLEALKKALEYYKKEAEEEGVFWEDVAKLYEALGEEELAKGAWTKFARYCEQEAESDPMWFKHVAEAYEKLGLMEKAEDARKKYEEYRESISKTT
- a CDS encoding TRAM domain-containing protein, whose product is MEFERKPPVKVGDVRKVRIENIGSGGDGIARIEGYVVFVPGVDVDEEVTVRITKVLRKYGFAEVV
- a CDS encoding winged helix-turn-helix transcriptional regulator, which translates into the protein MSLRKLKYEAEIALRHFLVLKAVKENQPIGIFKLSEILNMPKHKVRYSLRVLEQAGVIEPSQHGAVIPDDAYEKIEKMKKDIQEIRKCIDEIEELSRII
- a CDS encoding deaminase gives rise to the protein MHRRPSLDEYFMSIARVVASRSTCLRQNVGAVIVRDKRILSTGYNGAPMGLPHCFDIGCLRKELNIPSGERHELCRAVHAEQNAIIQAAYHGVSIKDATLYTTHQPCIMCAKMIINAGIKKVVYGKDYADNRGLEFLKEAGIEIVYFPMEED
- a CDS encoding D-aminoacyl-tRNA deacylase: MKLIVCSKEDLAGQNIKNVLLSNGDFDRKVVGEYEFHVSEKCAIVEVKERLIYCDNLDERLSKLIEFDEIVFASRHSSKDGRKIVTAHVSGNVGRADYGGLPYRLAKPAPITMKNFSIAVSKKIPDTEYEFTLEATHHGPSEIKKPCAFYEIGSTEEEWRDEDIAHIVADAILEALKGENNWKVAVGVGGTHYVPRQTEIELNTVFAFAHNFPKYTFQDLTPEFLKYAIDLSNAEIIIFDEKSANSKVKQLIKEVAEMVGIEAIRSKEAKKYIWDT
- a CDS encoding AMP phosphorylase — translated: MKVRAAVLPINAGKFAVALNQDDAAEIGVSEGDRIRVIKSGKSVSAIVQIAFGLISRGKIGVYEEIAAELNLKDGDEVDIYPISRPSSVEFIRKKLSGKKYSREELYSIISDVVDGNLAEVELTAFVLGSYLVGMDFDEIEWMTKAMIDTGEAIEFEKGVVVDKHSIGGVPGNKVSLLIVPIIAASGLLIPKTASRAITSASGTADTMEVLADVNMSVEEIKEITLKTGGVIAWGGATNIAPADDKIIRVEYPLSIDPRPQLLASVMAKKGAVGARHVAIDIPAGNGTKISSVEEGRKLAGEFVELGRRLGLNVSCAITNGSQPVGRTVGPALEAWEALKTLEERKGSSSLIEKSLGIAGLLFEISGFAQDGYDRAKMIFESGKAHQKLLEIIQAQGSKGILKSDDIPIGEEKYVIESKFEGAVVDILNQRVVRLARLAGAPKDKGAGVYIHRKRGEVVKKGDPLITIYAETAWKLEKAIEYAMENPPIVVSGMILEKYPSFKVV
- a CDS encoding citrate/2-methylcitrate synthase yields the protein MGAVNGLKDVVAAESSISRIAIEDGKAVLEYRGYNIHDLARHSTYEEVAYLLLFGELPSKSDLEYFSEDLKERRELPPQIVGLLTNLSPFCHPMVALRTAVSFLGTMDKHISFTGHEKSIEKAKNLIAKFPTIVAYFHRIRMGEKLVHPSEDLGHAANFLYMLHGEEPTKTMEKALDLDFILHADHELNASTFAARVAASTLADMYACVVAATGTLIGPLHGGAAQRVMEMLREVALPKRAERYVLEKLAKGERIMGFGHRVYRNVIDPRTVELKRLARMLSKEKGTRWFEISEAIEKAVYRHKGLLPNVDFYSASVYANLGIPDDLFINIFAIGRVSGWTAHIIEQYENNVLIRPRAEYIGPAGKKFLPLSERE
- a CDS encoding LL-diaminopimelate aminotransferase, with the protein product MFELAERLRKLPPYLFAELDEMKAKKESEGVNVIDFGVGDPDLPTPKHVVEAMKKAVEKVENQKYPSYAGKYEFREAVSNFYRRRKGVEVEPDSVIALIGSKEGIAHLPLAFVESGDYVIYTEPGYPVYHSSAIMAGGIPYELPLKEENGFLPDLDSIPDEVARKAKIMFLNYPNNPTTAVAEMDFIKEAVDFCIDNKIILAHDAAYSEIGFDYRPRSFLEYENAFECVIEFGSLSKTYNMTGWRIAYALGNEDAVKGLLKVKTNVDSGVFNAVQEAGMAALNGSDDVIEENNAIYRERRDRLVDGLKELGFKVEKPKATFYVWLRVDMPSMEFAKQLLDKAGVLVTPGVGFGKSGEGYVRFALTRDVAVIDEALRRMEGVDIV